TATAAACCAGCCATTATTTTTTGTTAATATTATATCCTATAGAAAATTATAATTTCAAATTTATACACTTTAAATGTCATATTTTATTAAAGAAAGTACATCATAACCTTTTAATTTCTCTCTTCCCTTTAAATCTGTCAATTCTATTACAAAATCTATAGTTACAATTTCTCCACCGGCTTGTTCTATTAACTTAACCACAGAAGATGTAGTTCCTCCTGTTGCAAGCAAATCATCTACTAAAGCTACTCTGTCACCTTTATTTATTGCATCCTTATGAATTTGAAGTACATCGCTTCCATATTCCAGGTCATATTTAATGCTTAAAGTATCGTAGGGCAATTTCCCCTGTTTTCTAACTGGAACAAAACCTGCTCCCAGGGTATAGGCTATGGGAGCTCCAAATAAAAAACCCCTGGCCTCCGGTCCCACTACCACGTCAATATTCTTATCCTTTAAATACCCAGCTATTTTATCTACTGCATATTTAAAAGCATCTTTATCCCGGATCAAAGTGGTTATATCTTTAAAACTTATTCCTTTCTTCGGGAATCCTTCTACTATTCTTATGTTATCCTGTAAGTTCAATTACAATTCCCCCTCAAAAACTTATATAAGCCCATTGA
This window of the Clostridium kluyveri DSM 555 genome carries:
- a CDS encoding adenine phosphoribosyltransferase, with protein sequence MNLQDNIRIVEGFPKKGISFKDITTLIRDKDAFKYAVDKIAGYLKDKNIDVVVGPEARGFLFGAPIAYTLGAGFVPVRKQGKLPYDTLSIKYDLEYGSDVLQIHKDAINKGDRVALVDDLLATGGTTSSVVKLIEQAGGEIVTIDFVIELTDLKGREKLKGYDVLSLIKYDI